The following is a genomic window from Funiculus sociatus GB2-C1.
GCTGAGTACGCTTACCCAGTTGTTGCAGCAACGACGCTACAAAGTTTTTCAAGAAGGAGATACACTCTACGCCCGTAAAGGAATTGTCGGTCGCATTGGCCCAATTGTGGTTCATGCCAGTATGTTACTGATTCTGGCGGGGGCGATTTGGGGGTCAATCACCGGATTTGTGGCACAGGAAATGGTGCCAAGCGGTGAAACTTTTCAGGTGAAAAATATTATTGAAGCTGGTTCCTGGGCGCTGCCACAAGTTCCCAAAGATTGGTCGGTGCGGGTGAATCGCTTCTGGATTGACTATACACCAGAAGGTAGAATTGACCAGTTTTACTCGGATTTGTCGGTGCTAGACAATCGAGAGCAAGAAGTTGACCATAAGACGATTCACGTCAATCAGCCGTTGCGCTACAAAGGCGTGACGTTCTATCAAACTGATTGGGGAGTCGCAGCTATCCGGGTAAAGTTGAACAATAGCCCGGTTTTACAGTTGCCGATGTCTTTATTAGATACTGGCGGTAGGGGTAGAATTTGGGGAACTTGGATTCCTACTAAACCAGATTTGAGTGAGGGAGTTTCCCTGCTGGCGAAAGATTTGCAGGGAACGCTGCTACTTTATGATGCTAAAGGTCAGCTGATTAATACGGTTCGCTCTGGGATGTCGGTAGACGTTAATAAGGTGAAGTTGACTATTACTGATGTTGTTGGTAGCACTGGCTTACAAATCAAAGCAGATCCAGGCATTCCGATGGTTTATGCTGGCTTTGGCTTGCTGATGTTAGGTGTGGTGATGAGTTACTTTTCCCACTCGCAAATTTGGGCTTTGCAAGAAGGCGATCGCTTCTATGTTGGTGGCAGAACCAATCGGGCGCAAGTTGCCTTTGAGCGAGAATTAATTGATATTCTCGATAAACTGGCGCACTCGAAGGCAGAAGTTCCAGTTGTTGAGGTTCAAGCGATCGCTTAATCGAGTTCACCTATTTCTAGCTTGGAAAGAGACTCTGCCTCCTTCCAAGCTTTCCCAGCCTCTGCCTGAGAAGAAAATGGGCTTTTATAATACTCACGACTTAGGAGTTTTCTTTGACAGATGCTTTTTGAGGACTTGCAGAACTTGCTTGCTTTCAAAAGGTTTCGTTAAAAAATCATTCGCACCGACAAATTTTGAGCGCACCCGGTTAATCAAACCATCGGAACTGGTGAGAATAACTACAGGAGTCTGACGAAAAGCAGAACTGTTCCGCAGAAAACTACAAACATTATAACCGTCAGTTTTTGGCATCACTAAATCCAAAAAAATCAGGTCTGGTTTGTGTTTGGCGAGGGTAGCAACCCCTTGAATGGGATCTTGAATGTACACTACTCGGTAGCCAGCAGGGATAAGAATCTCTTTTAAATATTCTCCCACCATAGGAGAGTCGTCTACACAAGCGATCGTGGACTCACTTTTCCTAATGCCATCAATTAGATAACTGGGTGCTAAGGGGGGAGGAAAATCTGGCACTGTTTGCAGTTCCACTACCCCTTGTTGGTAGAAATGATGCAACAGACGACCTACTCTGGTAAGCGGTTGCTTCATCTTCAAAGCTAGATCCCAAATGGTGTATCGACCATTGAATAAGGCAGTTAAATTAAGAAAAGTATCTACAGAACATTGGGTCACATCAGATGGAGACTGCTTAAGGACGGGTGCCATCTCTGGATCGAGATAGCTGACTCCCAAACCTTGCCATTGCTGATAAAGGTGTTGGCTTTGCTGGATAAGGTGCTGAATTTCCAAGAAACACAAGGTGAGGTAAAAAGGAAGTCGCGGCTCTTGGTATTCGCGATCGCGCCAACACCCTGATAAACTCGGCTGGCGGATCATGGAGAACAAGACTTCTTGCGTACTCTCACACATCACTGCTTTAACTTGAGCCGCACTTAAGTGACCTTGAGCCATCCCTTGATGCAGCAATTGGCATTCCCAAAGTTGGGTGGTAGCTAGTTGGTCGTTTTCAACTTTCCAATCCGGACAGTGGCGTTTCAAAGCTCGTTGCCAACGTCGGACTCGATGAGTTTCCCCAACGGCATAAACTAATTGACCGAGGAAAAAGCAAAGTCGCCATTGAGGAGTCTTGTAACCGACAATCAACTCTCCGGTAGCTTGCTTCTGGTTGATAGCAACGATCTGCCGCTCTAGCTTTGTCAATCCTGAATATACCGGCAATGTCTGCATAAACACCAAATCGCCAAGCGCTTTTTCTGGAGACTCCTATATCAGCATAAAGGCTGATGCAAAGTCTCCAGAAGGGTGTACTTATTGATTTTATTGGCGGCATTTGATGAAAGCTTAGGTAATGTCACCGTTAGCAAATGTATTAGTGAAAGGAAAAAGGCAAAAAAAGAATTCTTTTTTTTGCCTTTTAGTTGCCAATCCCTTTATTTCTGGTGACGGACTTCGATAACCGTGTGGACATTGCCACGGGGAGTAAAATCGCCTTTGATCGTTACTTCTAGGGGATCGCAGGCGGCTACAAAGTCATCGAGAATTTGATTGACGGATTCTTCGTGGGAGATGTAGCGATCGCGGTAACTATTTATATACAGTTTGATCGCCTTCAGTTCTACCACCCGCTCATTAGGTACATAACTAACGTGGATGGTGGCAAAGTCAGGATACCCAGAAAAAGGACACTTACAGGTAAACTCTGGCAATGTGATGTGAATGTCGTAGCGGCGTCCGACTCGCGGATTGGGGAACGTAATTAATTGTCCCTCGGCAATCTCTCGTTCGCCATATTTCATTTCTGGCGGTGTCTCAGGCGATGGTTGTTGTTGAATTGGCGATTTACTCATCAGTAGTTGTTAGCGATCGTTGGTCATTGGTTATTGGTCATTAGTTCGTTAAAACAAGCTAATGACTAATAACTAAAAACTCAAAAAATATCTCTGGAGGTAGAAGAGTCTTTACCAAAAGATTCCCAGTCAGGACAATTTTTATCTTCCCAACCATAAGGGTGCATCCCGCAGACTAATAAGTTACCGCTGTAAACTTGACCGTGGTAATTACGGCAACCAATACAAGCCGGGTGTTTGTGTGGCGTGGGTTCAACTGTATCGACTATATAAGTGAAAGACTGATCTGTCTCGTTGACTATTTCTTCAAAGTCTAAATAAATCTCCGCCAGTGGTTCAAATATTTCCTGCAAACACTGGTCGATATCTGTTCCTATGACGCTTTGCACGTTTTCGGCAACTTCGTCTACTAATTCTGTGATGCCAATGAAGAATTGCTCTACTTCATAAGCCACTGCTTCCAGCATCTCGAAAAAATCTTTTTGCAAGTCTTCCATTTTGAATACTCAGCATAAGAGCATTAATTTTTACCAGCTACGCAGCCGGAGCCAACCGAATCAATCAGCAATCGTTGATTTTAATAGCGCGATGCCAATTATTCGCCTAGATGCGTAGCCGCGCATCCGTTGCCTCGCGCTTCTTTTTCTTGTTGCTGGACTAATCGCGCCTCAGCCGCCGCAGTTCATCCTGTAGTGCTTGCACCTGTTGGCGCATAGTATCTACGTCCTTAGTTTCCGCGGCTTTTGGCTCTTCATCCTCTGTGAGAATTTCAATCCGGCGCGGCTCTCCAGGGTTGCTGCCGTTGGGGTTTTCCTCAACGATTGGCTGCTGGGCTTGTTTCATCATATCATCGACAAAACGACGGGCTTCGTCTGTTGTCATCTCGCCCTTTGCCACCATTTCGTCTGCCAACTTTTGCGCTTGCGATCGCAAGCCCCCTAATGTCTCTCCGGCTTGCTCACCCGCTGAGGCAGCTAAACCTACTCCCAGGTAGAACGCTTTTTTAACAATATCTCCAAAACCAGGCATCGCAACCAGTCGCTCCTTGAAGAATCTGCAAGTATCTGCTGATTCCAGCATAAGCGTGAAACCAGGGAACTGCCCACCAATCTCCAGACTAAGCACTGGTGTTTCGGCACCGTTTCGGTGTGACCCGGATTCCACGCCTATCGCAAGCATCCCGTGTTGCTGCTACCTTCCGGTCCTGACAAGGTTTAGGCGTTGCGATCGCATGGGTCCGGATCGTTTACAGCATAACATCATTTGCCGGCAAGTGGAAAGCAATTTTATTGCACAACCACTCGCCATTCATAGAGTTCGTACTTGACACAGCCGTTTTGCACCAGTGGATCTTGAGCTACAATGGCTTGCGCTTCTTCCATTGAGGATGCTTCAAATAGCATCATGCCACCTCGTTTCTGTATCCAGTAACCGCTACGTGCTTGGTGCCCTTTGGCAATCAAATCCTGAATATAGGCTTTGTGCGCTGGTACAGATTTATCAAAGGTTGGTTTGTCTACTATGCCTTCTTCAATCTTTACAAACCAGGGCATCCACTTTCTTCCCTTGTATATCTATATATATATGTAAAGTAACTTACACCTAAAAAATTCCTTGGACAAAACAAAAAACCGCTTTTTTGTCGCTCTCTTGCCGCCGCAGGAGATTCAGGACTACGTTACTGAAATTAAGCAGCACTTTGCTAGCGTCTATGCAAGCAGTGGCGCACTAAAGTCTCCCCCGCATATTACTCTGCAACCACCTTTTGAATGGTCGGTGGAGGCGCTGCCATTTTTGGAAGAGTCCTTGAAGACGTTTGCCCTTCGTCACTCACCGATTCCCATTATCCTATCAGGGTTTGGAGCCTTTCCACCCCGCGTTATCTATATCAATGTCATCAAAACGCCAGAACTTATAGCTTTACAAGCCGATTTAAGGGCTTATTTGGAGGAAAACTTGGGAATTGCAGATTTATCCCAGAAGCGTCCTTTTGCTCCTCACATGACTATAGCCTTTAGAGACTTGACGCGGCAAAACTTTTATGGTGGGTGGAGAAAATTTCAGTCCCAAACTTTGGATTTTAAGTTCACGCTTTCCCATCTTACGCTGCTGATTTATACAGGTCAGCGTTGGAATATTCAATCTTCGTTACCTTTTTTGAGTGCCTGAACTGTCACTGGCAAAAGGGTTTTGACGGTAGTGGTTTTTGGAAGAGATGGGAGCGCCAGCTTCTGGAAGTGTCCTAGTTTGAGTAATAAAGCGTGCTTTTACGTGAAAATACTTAGTCTTAACAAAAACTTTAAATCTACCTTGGTTCATAATGCTGAACATATTTAACCTGCCTCAGGGTAGAGGCGCTGATGGCTTGTCGGATTGTAGTCTGGGAATGTAACTGTGTCCAAGCAAGTATAATTGCTGAGTGAGAGGGGTCAATGCAAAAAGTTAATGTATTGAATGTATCCATTGACAACTTATCAAAATCAGAATTACTAGAAAAGCTGGATTCATCCGGTGGTATCGTATTTACGCCTAATGTAGATCACCTGATTAAGTTACAAAACGATAGAGATTTTTATAAGGCGTATAATATTGCCACTTACAAAGTGTGTGATAGCCAAA
Proteins encoded in this region:
- a CDS encoding cytochrome c biogenesis protein, with amino-acid sequence MTGKDSFLSNLVSTPKNFFRRELLPLLSDLRLAIALLLAIAFFSISGTVIEQGQSPAFYQANYPEHPALFGFLTWKVIQVIGLDHVYRTWWFLSIMILFGSSLTACTFTRQFPALKAARRWKFYDQPRQFEKLALSAELDRGSLSTLTQLLQQRRYKVFQEGDTLYARKGIVGRIGPIVVHASMLLILAGAIWGSITGFVAQEMVPSGETFQVKNIIEAGSWALPQVPKDWSVRVNRFWIDYTPEGRIDQFYSDLSVLDNREQEVDHKTIHVNQPLRYKGVTFYQTDWGVAAIRVKLNNSPVLQLPMSLLDTGGRGRIWGTWIPTKPDLSEGVSLLAKDLQGTLLLYDAKGQLINTVRSGMSVDVNKVKLTITDVVGSTGLQIKADPGIPMVYAGFGLLMLGVVMSYFSHSQIWALQEGDRFYVGGRTNRAQVAFERELIDILDKLAHSKAEVPVVEVQAIA
- a CDS encoding response regulator codes for the protein MQTLPVYSGLTKLERQIVAINQKQATGELIVGYKTPQWRLCFFLGQLVYAVGETHRVRRWQRALKRHCPDWKVENDQLATTQLWECQLLHQGMAQGHLSAAQVKAVMCESTQEVLFSMIRQPSLSGCWRDREYQEPRLPFYLTLCFLEIQHLIQQSQHLYQQWQGLGVSYLDPEMAPVLKQSPSDVTQCSVDTFLNLTALFNGRYTIWDLALKMKQPLTRVGRLLHHFYQQGVVELQTVPDFPPPLAPSYLIDGIRKSESTIACVDDSPMVGEYLKEILIPAGYRVVYIQDPIQGVATLAKHKPDLIFLDLVMPKTDGYNVCSFLRNSSAFRQTPVVILTSSDGLINRVRSKFVGANDFLTKPFESKQVLQVLKKHLSKKTPKS
- the queF gene encoding preQ(1) synthase, encoding MSKSPIQQQPSPETPPEMKYGEREIAEGQLITFPNPRVGRRYDIHITLPEFTCKCPFSGYPDFATIHVSYVPNERVVELKAIKLYINSYRDRYISHEESVNQILDDFVAACDPLEVTIKGDFTPRGNVHTVIEVRHQK
- a CDS encoding phasin family protein encodes the protein MPGFGDIVKKAFYLGVGLAASAGEQAGETLGGLRSQAQKLADEMVAKGEMTTDEARRFVDDMMKQAQQPIVEENPNGSNPGEPRRIEILTEDEEPKAAETKDVDTMRQQVQALQDELRRLRRD
- a CDS encoding YciI family protein, with the protein product MPWFVKIEEGIVDKPTFDKSVPAHKAYIQDLIAKGHQARSGYWIQKRGGMMLFEASSMEEAQAIVAQDPLVQNGCVKYELYEWRVVVQ
- a CDS encoding 2'-5' RNA ligase family protein, whose amino-acid sequence is MDKTKNRFFVALLPPQEIQDYVTEIKQHFASVYASSGALKSPPHITLQPPFEWSVEALPFLEESLKTFALRHSPIPIILSGFGAFPPRVIYINVIKTPELIALQADLRAYLEENLGIADLSQKRPFAPHMTIAFRDLTRQNFYGGWRKFQSQTLDFKFTLSHLTLLIYTGQRWNIQSSLPFLSA